In Solanum pennellii chromosome 7, SPENNV200, the following are encoded in one genomic region:
- the LOC107024671 gene encoding protein DOWNY MILDEW RESISTANCE 6-like isoform X2 has translation MALIVTSSPFPTMEIDYKKGVKYLVDNSKKMKMVPSQLVLPIPEGERPSMAIDGSIPVIDLSGLNGPDEQRLSTIHAISSACAEWGFFRVTNHGIKSSIMDEMLKVIQEFFNLPLEEKMKYCSENVMDPVIYGTSFNTTGKYALHWRDFFRHYGGLVPQSYHFWPDNPPTYKHVTKEYLKEVWQLAMKIFGAISQGLGLDPDYIKKSLGDEGTQMMVANYYPTCPEPNKTLGLAPHSDMGALTILMDSGIPGLQIKHNQTWYSVPHVPGTFVVNLGDFLEILSNGKYKSAEHRVVVNAEAARISIAVGHGPQMNTIVQPASPLIKEKSESKYRPIVYKDYVRAQQSTTKRGKVTLDEILNKN, from the exons GTGCCTTCCCAGCTTGTTTTGCCAATTCCAGAAGGTGAAAGGCCATCGATGGCGATTGATGGTTCAATTCCAGTTATAGATTTGAGTGGACTCAATGGACCTGATGAACAAAGACTATCAACTATACATGCCATCTCTTCTGCTTGTGCTGAATGGGGATTCTTTAGG GTGACTAATCATGGTATAAAGAGCTCTATCATGGATGAAATGCTAAAAGTGATACAAGAGTTTTTCAATCTTCCATTAGAAGAGAAAATGAAATATTGTTCAGAAAATGTGATGGATCCAGTTATATATGGAACAAGCTTCAACACTACCGGAAAGTATGCCCTTCATTGGAGGGACTTTTTCAGGCACTATGGTGGTCTAGTTCCACAAAGCTATCACTTTTGGCCAGATAATCCTCCCACATACAA GCACGTTACAAAGGAGTACTTAAAGGAAGTTTGGCAACTTGCGATGAAAATATTTGGTGCAATATCACAAGGATTAGGGCTTGATCCAGATTACATAAAGAAATCACTTGGAGATGAAGGGACTCAAATGATGGTTGCAAATTATTATCCAACATGTCCTGAGCCAAACAAGACATTGGGACTTGCTCCACATTCAGATATGGGTGCTCTCACTATTTTAATGGACAGTGGCATTCCAGGCTTGCAAATTAAACACAATCAAACATGGTACTCTGTGCCCCATGTCCCTGGCACTTTTGTTGTCAATCTAGGAGATTTTTTGGAG ATATTGAGTAATGGCAAGTACAAGAGCGCAGAGCATCGAGTTGTAGTCAATGCGGAGGCGGCTCGGATCTCTATAGCAGTGGGTCATGGTCCACAAATGAACACAATAGTTCAGCCTGCAAGCCCACTTATCAAAGAGAAGAGTGAAAGCAAGTATCGACCCATTGTTTACAAAGACTATGTTAGAGCCCAACAAAGCACTACTAAGAGAGGGAAGGTTACCTTGGATGAGATTCTGAACAAGAATTAA